Proteins found in one Miscanthus floridulus cultivar M001 chromosome 4, ASM1932011v1, whole genome shotgun sequence genomic segment:
- the LOC136551200 gene encoding L10-interacting MYB domain-containing protein-like, whose product MPEIDWNSENTRVLCMLFAEQVGKGNRPNTHLNALSYAEVEKGFKERTGIVATKVQIKNKWDKLKEDFKAWKKLMLRQTGTGWDPIKKTIAMDDEWWKKARADIPGCGKFKKKGLKNEDDLAKCFADITTIGIDHWSPHIVNVENVDETQEEATNFDPQDDDVIPETQEEDIGISPPSASGKRLARPVEKSGKKAKSRNALLIQEAVNSMASSANEYVSKRHGKYSIDEVMEVVIACGAGYDSNEHYIATELFVKKEQREMFMTLPTNEIRFTWLRRKYNDKYDK is encoded by the exons ATGCCTGAAATTGATTGGAACTCGGAGAACACTCGAGTGTTGTGTATGTTGTTTGCCGAACAAGTTGGAAAAGGAAATCGGCCAAACACACACTTGAATGCACTTAGTTATGCTGAGGTTGAGAAAGGGTTCAAAGAAAGGACTGGAATTGTGGCTACCAAGGTTCAGATCAAGAACAAATGGGACAAGTTGAAGGAAGATTTCAAGGCATGGAAGAAACTAATGCTGAGGCAAACAGGGACTGGTTGGGATCCTATAAAGAAGACTATTGCTATGGATGATGAATGGTGGAAAAAAGCTAGAGCT GACATTCCGGGTTGTGGAAAGTTCAAAAAGAAGGGCCTTAAGAATGAAGATGACTTAGCCAAGTGTTTTGCTGACATCACTACTATTGGTATTGATCATTGGTCTCCTCATATTGTGAATGTTGAAAATGTTGATGAGACACAAGAGGAGGCAACCAATTTTGAtccacaagatgatgatgtcatTCCTGAAACACAAGAGGAGGATATTGGTATTTCTCCTCCATCTGCAAGTGGCAAGAGATTGGCTAGGCCTGTTGAAAAAAGTGGCAAGAAGGCGAAGTCTAGAAATGCACTCCTAATTCAAGAAGCAGTAAACAGTATGGCAAGTTCAGCCAATGAATATGTTTCGAAGAGACATGGAAAATACTCTATTGATGAAGTGATGGAGGTTGTGATTGCTTGTGGGGCCGGCTATGATAGCAATGAACATTACATTGCAACTGAACTGTTTGTGAAGAAGGAGCAAAGGGAGATGTTCATGACCTTGCCTACTAATGAGATTAGGTTCACTTGGCTTAGGAGGAAGTACAATGATAAATATGACAAGTAG
- the LOC136551201 gene encoding protein ALP1-like, translating to MRFTYVAAGQPGSLHDTSVLYHALEADVDVFPHPPQGKYYVVDAGYPNRPGYLAPYKGERYHLPEWHRGMEPNTPKEKFNRIHSSVRNVIERSFGVLKMKWQILYKMPGYSMVTQKKIVAATMVLHNFIREHASVDVDFANFDRDPTYMPTIPERYNKYAVSQHASDGSTLESSIVTMDTFHDNMATSIALAWN from the exons ATGCGCTTCACGTATGTGGCTGCGGGTCAACCGGGTTCTTTGCATGACACTAGTGTATTGTACCATGCATTGGAAGCAGATGTAGATGTCTTCCCACATCCACCTCAAG GCAAGTACTATGTTGTAGATGCGGGCTATCCTAATCGTCCAGGGTACCTAGCTCCATACAAGGGTGAAAGATACCACTTACCCGAGTGGCATCGAGGTATGGAACCAAATACTCCAAAAGAGAAGTTCAACCGTATACACTCATCTGTTCGTAATGTTATTGAGCGCTCATTTGGAGTATTAAAAATGAAATGGCAAATCCTTTACAAGATGCCCGGTTATTCAATGGTCACACAAAAGAAGATTGTTGCTGCTACCATGGTCCTACACAATTTCATACGTGAACATGCTAGTGTTGATGTGGACTTTGCTAATTTTGATAGAGATCCTACCTACATGCCTACTATTCCGGAAAGGTACAACAAGTATGccgtgtctcaacatgcttcCGATGGATCAACTTTGGAATCAAGCATTGTGACTATGGACACCTTTCATGATAATATGGCTACATCCATCGCCCTAGCATGGAATTAG